A DNA window from Mytilus edulis chromosome 14, xbMytEdul2.2, whole genome shotgun sequence contains the following coding sequences:
- the LOC139504035 gene encoding caspase-8-like — MALTCLTKDILVDICSDLDSDDMDNLKFLMKDVACLHKLMPAINALDLFSAIENNKHVAFHNGRFLAECFELMGRTDLVGRLGLNPTQIEKEMGQHNDSVRPFRILLYTISKDLASDDVELLASFSPRVFKLTQQEKATIKSALDLFVLLEKRGIIEIDHTNLLKEMVKSLENRGDLVDLVDKYQAIVPDRPIPPGPPVTVPLYEMTSKPRGMVHFVT, encoded by the exons ATGGCTTTAACCTGCCTTACTAAAGACATACTAGTGGACATATGTAGTGATTTAGATAGTGATGATATGGACAATCTAAAATTCCTAATGAAAGACGTGGCATGTCTACATAAGTTAATGCCAGCAATCAATGCCTTAGACTTGTTTAGTGCTATTGAAAACAATAAACATGTTGCCTTTCATAATGGCCGGTTTCTTGCAGAATGTTTTGAGTTAATGGGACGAACAGATCTCGTCGGGCGACTTGGGTTGAACCCAActcaaattgaaaaagaaatggGCCAACATAATGACAGTGTCAGACCTTTTAG GATTTTACTTTACACAATATCCAAAGATTTGGCATCTGATGACGTAGAACTTTTAGCTTCCTTTTCTCCCCGTGTATTTAAACTAACGCAACAAGAGAAAGCAACTATCAAATCAGCATTGGACCTATTTGTACTTCTAGAAAAAAGGGGGATAATAGAAATAGATCATACAAATCTATTGAAGGAAATGGTGAAATCTCTGGAGAACAGAGGAGACTTGGTAGATCTCGTTGATAAGTATCAGG cTATAGTTCCAGACAGACCTATCCCTCCAG GTCCGCCTGTCACAGTACCACTTTATGAAATGACGTCAAAACCTAGAGGTATGGTGCACTTTGTCACATga